GTCGGTGATCCGGGCAGTCCTGTCCCGGTCGTCTCGCTCATCGGCGGACGGAGGACTCGATTCTCTTGATCATGGCCCGGAGCATGCCAGGAGAGTGATCGCCGCGACAAGCCCTCGATGCGGCGGCGCGTTGCATCAGACACATCAGCCAGGCGTCACGCTCGTCGAAGGCGGTGGAGCCGCGAGACCGGCTCCACCGCCTTGAACAGCTACTTCACGCCCTGAAGGCGCCCGGTATCAGCTGCAACCGCTGGTCGAGCCGCAGCCCTCGCAGATGTAGCAGGAACCGGCGCGCTGCATCTTCGTCCCGCAGGAGAAGCAGAGCGGGGCGTCGGCGCTGATGCCGAGCTGCATCTCGACCAGTTCGGCCGAGGTGTGCGCGGTCCGCGGCGCCGGCTTCTCGGCGGCCTCCGCCGGGGCGGCGACGGCCTTCAGCGGCTCCACGTGCAGCGGGGCGGACGGGGCCGGCAGCTCGTTGCCGAGGTCGTCGTCCTCCTCGGTCGGCTCGTAGGAGCCGGTGTCCAGGTGACGCTGACGCTCCTCGGCGGAGTGGATGCCGAGGGCCGAGCGGGTCTCGAAGGGCAGGAAGTCGAGCGCCAGACGACGGAAGATGTAGTCGACGATCGACTGCGCCATCCGCACGTCCGGGTCGTCCGTCATGCCGGCCGGCTCGAAGCGCATGTTGGTGAACTTCGAGACGTACGTCTCCAGCGGAACGCCGTACTGCAGACCGACCGAGACGGCGATGGAGAAGGCGTCCATCATGCCGGCGAGGGTGGAGCCCTGCTTCGACATCTTCAGGAAGACCTCGCCGAGACCGTCGTCCGGGTAGGAGTTGGCGGTCATGTAACCCTCGGCGCCACCGACCGTGAAGGAGGTGGTGATCCCCGGACGGCCCTTGGGCAGACGCTTGCGGACCGGGCGGTACTCGACGACCTTCTCGACCGCGGTGCGGATGGTCTCCTCGGCCTTGGCGGTGACCGCCTCCTTCTCCTTCTCCTTGGTCTTGGCGGAGAGGGGCTGGCCGACCTTGCAGTTGTCGCGGTAGATGGCGAGCGCCTTGACGCCCATCTTCCACGCCTCGAAGTAGACCTCTTCGACGTCCTCGACCGTGGCCGTCTCCGGCAGGTTCACGGTCTTGGAGAGCGCGCCGGAGATCCACGGCTGGATGGCCGCCATCATCCGGACGTGGCCCATGGCCGAGATGGAACGCTCACCCATGGCGCAGTCGAAGACCTCGTAGTGCTCGGTCTTCAGGGCCGGGGCGTCGATGACGTTCCCGTTCTCCGCGATGTGGGCGACGATCGCCTCGATCTGCTCCGGCTGGTACCCGAGGCGGCGCAGCGCCTGCGGCACGGTGCCGTTGACGATCTGCATCGAGCCGCCGCCGACCAGCTTCTTGAACTTGACCAGGGCGAGGTCGGGCTCCAGGCCGGTGGTGTCGCAGGACATCGCCAGGCCGATGGTGCCGGTCGGGGCGATGACGGACGCCTGGGCGTTGCGGAATCCGTTCTTCGCGCCGAGGCGGATCACGTCCTGCCAGGCCTCCGTCGCGGCGGCCCAGATCGGCGAGTCCAGGTCGTCCACGCGGACGGCCTTGGTGTTGGCGTCGGCGTGCTGCTGCATGACGCGCTGGTGGGGCTCGGCGTTGCGGGCGTAGCCGTCGTACGGGCCGACGACCGCGGCGAGTTCGGCGGAACGGCGGTAGGAGGTACCGGTCATCAGCGAGCTGATGGCACCGGCGAGCGCGCGGCCACCGTCGCTGTCGTACGCGTGGCCGGTCGCCATCAGCAGGGCGCCGAGGTTGGCGTAACCGATGCCGAGCTGGCGGAAGGCGCGGGTGTTCTCGCCGATCTTCTCCGTCGGGAAGTCCGCGAAGCAGATGGAGATGTCCATCGCGGTGATGACGAGCTCGACGACCTTGGCGAAGCGCTCGGACTCGAAGGACTGCTTGCCCTCGCCGTCGTCCTTGAGGAACTTCATGAGGTTCAGCGAGGCGAGGTTGCACGAGGTGTTGTCCAGGTGCATGTACTCGCTGCACGGGTTCGAGCCGTTGATGCGGCCGGACTCCGGGCAGGTGTGCCAGGCGTTGATGGTGTCGTCGTACTGGATGCCCGGGTCGGCGCAGGCCCAGGCCGCCTCGGCCATCTTGCGGAAGAGGGACTTCGCCTCGACCTCTTCGATGACCTCGCCGGTCATGCGGGCGCGCAGACCGAAGGTGCCGCCGGACTCCACGGCCTTCATGAACTCGTCGTTCACGCGGACGGAGTTGTTGGCGTTCTGGTACTGGACGGACGTGATGTCGTCGCCGCCCAGGTCCATGTCGAAGCCCGCGTCGCGCAGGGCGCGGATCTTCTCCTCCTCCTTCACCTTGGTCTCGATGAAGTTCTCGATGTCGGGGTGGTCGACGTCGAGGATGACCATCTTGGCCGCGCGGCGGGTGGCGCCGCCGGACTTGATGGTTCCGGCGGAGGCGTCGGCACCGCGCATGAAGGAGACAGGGCCGGAGGCGTTGCCGCCGGAGGAGAGCAGTTCCTTGGAGGAACGGATGCGGGACAGGTTCAGGCCTGCGCCGGAACCGCCCTTGAAGATCATTCCCTCTTCCTTGTACCAGTCGAGGATCGACTCCATGGAGTCGTCGACGGACAGGATGAAGCAGGCGGAGACCTGCTGCGGCTGGGGGGTGCCGACGTTGAACCAGACCGGCGAGTTGAAGCTGAAGATCTGGTGCAGGAGGGCGTAGGCCAGCTCGTGCTCGAAGATCTCGGCGTCCGCGGGGGAGGCGAAGTACTGGTGCTCCTCGCCGGCCTTGCGGTAGGTCGTCACGATCCGGTCGATCAGCTGACGCAGACCGGTCTCGCGCTGCGGCGTGCCGACAGCTCCGCGGAAGTACTTGCTGGTGACGATGTTGACCGCGTTCACCGACCAGAAGTCGGGGAACTCGACGCCACGCTGCTCGAAGTTGATCGAGCCGTCGCGCCAGTTGGTCATGACGACGTCACGGGACTCCCACGCCACCTCGTCGTACGGGTGCACGCCAGGAGTGGTGTGGATGCGCTCGATACGCAGACCCTTGCTCGGCTTGATCCCCTTGGTGCGGGAACTCCGTGCCGGGCCGCTCGCCGTCTCTGTCATGCCGCCTCCCATATGTGGGCAAAAACGCCCTGAAGTGCCCAGTTCTTCCCGGGGCACAGTGCTGTGTCTGGTGCTTCGAACGCCGCCCTCGACGCCGGAAGCAGGTCTGTGGACCACCCTGTCGCCGTCCGGCAGACCTCAGCCGGACGGCGTGTACCACTCAGTGGGCGGGAACGGAGGGAGCGGGGACCTCCACGGTCTCCCCGCCCTCTCCGGCGGGAAGCCGCCGTTCGCGCAGTTCCGCGATGGCGGCTTCGAAGTCTTCGAGCGAGTCGAACGCCCGGTACACGGACGCGAAACGCAGGTACGCCACGAGGTCGAGTTCCCTCAGGGGGCCGAGTATGGCGAGCCCCACGTCGTGGGTCGTCAGCTCGGCGCTTCCGGTGGCGCGCACCGCCTCCTCGACCCGCTGGCCGAGCTTGGCGAGGGCGTCCTCGGTGACCGGCCGCCCCTGGCACGCCTTGCGGACTCCCGAGATGACCTTGGTACGACTGAAGGGCTCGGTCACCCCGCTGCGCTTGACGACCATGAGCGAGCAGGTCTCCACCGTGGTGAACCGGCGGGAACAGTCGGGGCACTGCCGGCGGCGCCGGATCGAGGTGCCGTCGTCGGTCGTGCGACTGTCGACGACCCTGCTGTCGGGGTGCCTGCAGAAGGGGCAGTGCATGGTTCCCAAGCCTCCTTCACGGCACGAGTAATGAGCCTCACAGGGCCCCGCCGGGGCCCTTCGAAGCAGTCACCAGCATAGGGGATTCCCGGCGCCCACCGGACCGGGGACCACAACCTCTGGGCGACCCGGGCAATCCAACCACTAGATCTAGGGTTTTGCTCGGTTTCGGCTCCAGGCGTGTCGGACCGGCCCGGGGCGCCCGGGCCGCGCACGGCCAAGGCACGAGGGTACGGGAAACGACCGCGCCCCGGGACGCCGGGTGGCGCCCTCGCGGCGGCCCGCCCGGGGGCCGGCGGGACTCCGGGGGCGGCGCTCGCGCGTGGTTCCCGGGCGCGCCAAGGGAAGGGCCGGAAGGAGGCCCGGTGCCACCGCGGGAAAAGAGCGGCGGTACCGTTATGAACCGAATTCGCGAGCCGCCCGCACCCGAGCGCATACACCCGGTCACAAAGGCCATGCAGGCCTTTATTCGTTTTTCACTCGAACGTGTGTTTGGCGCAACCTTTCGAAAGCTACTACCGTTGTCCAGCCAGGGAGAACATTTCGAGAGGGGCCGATGTGACCACCAGCGCCGACAGTGCCACGATCACTGCCCGGGACCACCGCTCTCCGAGCCGACCTGAGCCGGTGCATGCAATGAATGACTCTGTCACGAACCCGGACGGGCCGGAGCCCCCCAGGGCCGCGCGCTCCTTGCCCGGGCGTCCACCTGGCATCCGGGCCGACAGTTCGGGCCTCACGGACCGGCAACGGCGGGTCATCGAGGTCATCCGCGACTCGGTGCAGCGCCGGGGGTACCCACCGTCGATGCGGGAGATCGGGCAGGCCGTCGGCCTGTCCAGCACCTCGTCGGTGGCCCACCAGCTCATGGCCCTGGAGCGCAAGGGTTTCCTGCGCAGGGACCCGCACCGCCCGCGGGCGTACGAGGTCCGGGGCTCGGACCAGCCCATTTCGCAGCAGACGGACACGACGGGCAAGCCCGCCGCCTCGTACGTCCCCCTGGTCGGCCGGATCGCGGCCGGTGGTCCGATCCTCGCCGAGGAATCGGTGGAGGACGTCTTCCCGCTCCCGCGCCAACTGGTCGGTGACGGGGAGCTGTTCGTGCTCAAGGTGGTCGGCGACTCCATGATCGAGGCCGCCATCTGCGACGGCGACTGGGTCACTGTACGCCGCCAGCCCGTCGCCGAGAACGGCGACATCGTCGCGGCCATGCTGGAGGGCGAGGCCACGGTCAAGCGGTTCCGTCGCGAGGACGGCCATGTGTGGCTGCTCCCGCACAACTCCGCGTACCAGCCGATCCCCGGCGACGAGGCGACCATTCTCGGCAAGGTCGTGGCCGTACTGCGGCGCGTCTGACCCCGGAAGCGGGCGCGTCCGACCTCTGGAAGCGGTCGACGCGACCGGTGGATCCACTCCGGTGGATCCCTCCCGGGTAGCCCCACCCCGGAAGCTCAGCCCTGGCCCACGGAGCCCCGGTGGCCGCCCCTCATCGCAGGGAACGGCCACCGGGGCTCCGTGCTGCTCGCGGGCCCGCGACGGGGCGGCTCAGCGCCCGATCAGGGGCCGCCCGACAGGCGCTCAGCGGCCCTCGGCCCGCGCCGCCGCGTCGATCGCCGACAGGGAACGCCGGACCTGGTTGCGGTCGGTGGTGTACCAGAAGTCGGGCAGCGAGGCCCGTAGGTAGCTGCCGTACCGGGCGTTGGCGAGGCGGGGGTCCAGGACGGCCACCACGCCCTTGTCGCCGGTGGCCCGGACGAGCCGGCCCGCGCCCTGGGCCATCAGCAGTGCGGCGTGGGTGGCGGCGACCGCCATGAAGCCGTTACCGCCGGCCTGCTCGACGGCCTTCGAGCGGGCGCTCATCAACGGGTCGTCGGGCCGGGGGAAGGGAATGCGGTCCATGACCACGAGCTGGCAGCTCGCGCCCGGTACGTCGACGCCCTGCCAGAGCGACAGGGTGCCGAAGAGGCAGGTGTCCGGGTCGGCCGCGAAGTTCTTGATCAGCTCGCCGAGGGTCTCCTCCCCCTGGAGCAGGATCGGCTTCTCCAGCCGCTCGCGCAGCACCTCCGCCGCCGCCTGCGCCGCTCGCATCGAGGAGAACAGGCCGAGCGTGCGCCCGCCCGCGGCCTCCATCAGTTCGGCCAGCTCGTCCAGCATGTCGGTGCGCGCGCCCTCCCGGCCGGGGGTGGCCAGGTGGCGGGCGACGTAGAGGATGCCCTGCTTCGGGTAGTCGAAGGGCGAGCCGACGTCGAGCCCCTTCCACTGCGGGACGTCCTCCCCCGCGGTGCCCTCGGGGGCGAGCCCCAGGGAGGCGCCGACGCCGTTGAAGTCCCCGCCGAGCTTCAGTGTGGCCGAGGTGAGCACCACCGAGCGCTCGGCGAAGAGCTTCTCGCGCAGCAGCCCGGAGACGGAGAGCGGGGCCACCCGCACGGAAGCGCCGAACCGGTCGTGGCGTTCGTACCAGACGACGTCCCATTCGGAGCCCTGGGTGATCCGTTCGGCCACCGCGTGGACCGACTCCACGGAGGCCATCGCCTGCTTGCGCACCGCGTCCTCGTCCTGGACGGACTTGTCCCGGGTGGAACCGAGTGCGGAGATCACCGTGCGGGCGGCGTCGCGCAGTGCCATCAAGGCGTAGCCGAGGTCCTCGGGGACCTCTTCGAGCCGACCGGGCAGGGCCAGCTCCATGACCCGCTCGAAACCCTCCGAAGCGGTCTGGAGCGCGTCGGCCGCCTTCTCGTTGACCAGCTTGGCGGCGCGGCGCACCGCGCGGTTGACCTGGCCGGGGGTGAGTTCGCCGGTCGCCACACCGGTGACGCGTGAGACCAGCTCGTGCGCCTCGTCGACGATCAGCACCTCGTGCTGCGGGAGCACCGGTGCGCCCTCGATGGCGTCGATGGCGAGCAGCGCGTGGTTGGTGATCACGACGTCGGCCAGCTTGGCCCGCTCCCGGGCGGCCTCGGCGAAGCACTCGGCGCCGTACGCGCACTTCGACGCGCCGAGGCACTCCCGGGAGGAGACGGAGACCTGGGCCCAGGCGCGGTCCGAGACGCCGGGGGTCAGGTCGTCCCGGTCGCCGGACTCGGTCTCGTCCGACCAGTCCCGCAGCCGCAGCAGGTCCTGGCCGAGCTTGCTGGACGGCGCCGCCGCCTCGAACTGGTCGAAGAGCCCCTCCTCCTCGTCCTGCGGGACGCCCTCGTGGAGGCGGTGCATGCAGAGGTAGTTGGAGCGGCCCTTGAGCATCGCGTACTGGGGGCGGCGGCGCAGCAACGGGTGCAGCGCCTCCACGGTCCGCGGCAGGTCCCGCTCCACGAGCTGGCGCTGGAGGGCGAGGGTGGCCGTGGCGACCACGACCCGCTCCCCGTGCGCCAGCGCGGGGACGAGATAGCCGAGGGACTTGCCCGTGCCGGTGCCGGCCTGGACGAGGAGGTGGGCGTTGTCGTCCACGGCCCCGGCGACGGCCTCGGCCATCGCCGTCTGGCCGGGCCGTTCCGTACCGCCGACGGCGGAGACGGCGGCGTGGAGGAGCTCGGTGAGGGATGGCTTCGTCATAGCCGCTCCAGCCTACGGCGCGGCAGTGACAGGGGCGGTCACTCCAGAACGGATCCGGCGAAGTGCAGCGGGTTCGGGACGACC
The DNA window shown above is from Streptomyces sp. NBC_00247 and carries:
- a CDS encoding vitamin B12-dependent ribonucleotide reductase; its protein translation is MTETASGPARSSRTKGIKPSKGLRIERIHTTPGVHPYDEVAWESRDVVMTNWRDGSINFEQRGVEFPDFWSVNAVNIVTSKYFRGAVGTPQRETGLRQLIDRIVTTYRKAGEEHQYFASPADAEIFEHELAYALLHQIFSFNSPVWFNVGTPQPQQVSACFILSVDDSMESILDWYKEEGMIFKGGSGAGLNLSRIRSSKELLSSGGNASGPVSFMRGADASAGTIKSGGATRRAAKMVILDVDHPDIENFIETKVKEEEKIRALRDAGFDMDLGGDDITSVQYQNANNSVRVNDEFMKAVESGGTFGLRARMTGEVIEEVEAKSLFRKMAEAAWACADPGIQYDDTINAWHTCPESGRINGSNPCSEYMHLDNTSCNLASLNLMKFLKDDGEGKQSFESERFAKVVELVITAMDISICFADFPTEKIGENTRAFRQLGIGYANLGALLMATGHAYDSDGGRALAGAISSLMTGTSYRRSAELAAVVGPYDGYARNAEPHQRVMQQHADANTKAVRVDDLDSPIWAAATEAWQDVIRLGAKNGFRNAQASVIAPTGTIGLAMSCDTTGLEPDLALVKFKKLVGGGSMQIVNGTVPQALRRLGYQPEQIEAIVAHIAENGNVIDAPALKTEHYEVFDCAMGERSISAMGHVRMMAAIQPWISGALSKTVNLPETATVEDVEEVYFEAWKMGVKALAIYRDNCKVGQPLSAKTKEKEKEAVTAKAEETIRTAVEKVVEYRPVRKRLPKGRPGITTSFTVGGAEGYMTANSYPDDGLGEVFLKMSKQGSTLAGMMDAFSIAVSVGLQYGVPLETYVSKFTNMRFEPAGMTDDPDVRMAQSIVDYIFRRLALDFLPFETRSALGIHSAEERQRHLDTGSYEPTEEDDDLGNELPAPSAPLHVEPLKAVAAPAEAAEKPAPRTAHTSAELVEMQLGISADAPLCFSCGTKMQRAGSCYICEGCGSTSGCS
- the nrdR gene encoding transcriptional regulator NrdR, whose product is MHCPFCRHPDSRVVDSRTTDDGTSIRRRRQCPDCSRRFTTVETCSLMVVKRSGVTEPFSRTKVISGVRKACQGRPVTEDALAKLGQRVEEAVRATGSAELTTHDVGLAILGPLRELDLVAYLRFASVYRAFDSLEDFEAAIAELRERRLPAGEGGETVEVPAPSVPAH
- the lexA gene encoding transcriptional repressor LexA gives rise to the protein MTTSADSATITARDHRSPSRPEPVHAMNDSVTNPDGPEPPRAARSLPGRPPGIRADSSGLTDRQRRVIEVIRDSVQRRGYPPSMREIGQAVGLSSTSSVAHQLMALERKGFLRRDPHRPRAYEVRGSDQPISQQTDTTGKPAASYVPLVGRIAAGGPILAEESVEDVFPLPRQLVGDGELFVLKVVGDSMIEAAICDGDWVTVRRQPVAENGDIVAAMLEGEATVKRFRREDGHVWLLPHNSAYQPIPGDEATILGKVVAVLRRV
- a CDS encoding ATP-dependent DNA helicase → MTKPSLTELLHAAVSAVGGTERPGQTAMAEAVAGAVDDNAHLLVQAGTGTGKSLGYLVPALAHGERVVVATATLALQRQLVERDLPRTVEALHPLLRRRPQYAMLKGRSNYLCMHRLHEGVPQDEEEGLFDQFEAAAPSSKLGQDLLRLRDWSDETESGDRDDLTPGVSDRAWAQVSVSSRECLGASKCAYGAECFAEAARERAKLADVVITNHALLAIDAIEGAPVLPQHEVLIVDEAHELVSRVTGVATGELTPGQVNRAVRRAAKLVNEKAADALQTASEGFERVMELALPGRLEEVPEDLGYALMALRDAARTVISALGSTRDKSVQDEDAVRKQAMASVESVHAVAERITQGSEWDVVWYERHDRFGASVRVAPLSVSGLLREKLFAERSVVLTSATLKLGGDFNGVGASLGLAPEGTAGEDVPQWKGLDVGSPFDYPKQGILYVARHLATPGREGARTDMLDELAELMEAAGGRTLGLFSSMRAAQAAAEVLRERLEKPILLQGEETLGELIKNFAADPDTCLFGTLSLWQGVDVPGASCQLVVMDRIPFPRPDDPLMSARSKAVEQAGGNGFMAVAATHAALLMAQGAGRLVRATGDKGVVAVLDPRLANARYGSYLRASLPDFWYTTDRNQVRRSLSAIDAAARAEGR